A window of Terriglobales bacterium contains these coding sequences:
- a CDS encoding M23 family metallopeptidase: MTRDAEGQLRKIPIPLHYLYVFLAGAVIGMFSITGMAGSYARMLAKVGRFNQLRTEKDALKSRYSQLEQVAQENEIQAASLGSLASEVSALYGLKSDPALVDASSSDFTDQQFVTSLGQFQALRTTAMSGAASIAMTFDPGRGATTADWLRLAAAPNLWPVEGTVTGSFGERIDPFNGEGAFHSGVDISTSYGHAVVAPADGLVIFSEVMGGYGRMVVITHGNGISTRFGHLAAFAVAPGQRVHRGDIIGYVGLSGRSTGPHLHYEVRINNTPVNPYKYLRLTLAQTTHSTAGF, translated from the coding sequence GTGACCCGGGACGCGGAGGGACAACTCCGCAAGATCCCCATCCCATTGCACTACCTTTACGTGTTCCTGGCAGGGGCGGTGATTGGCATGTTCAGCATCACCGGCATGGCCGGCTCTTACGCCCGGATGCTGGCCAAGGTGGGGCGCTTCAACCAGTTGCGCACGGAGAAGGACGCGCTCAAGAGCCGCTACTCGCAGCTGGAGCAGGTAGCCCAGGAAAATGAGATCCAGGCCGCCTCGCTGGGCTCGTTGGCCAGTGAGGTCTCGGCGCTGTATGGGCTGAAGTCGGACCCGGCGCTGGTCGACGCCTCAAGCAGCGACTTCACCGACCAGCAGTTCGTGACCTCGTTGGGCCAGTTCCAGGCGCTGCGCACCACCGCCATGAGCGGCGCCGCCTCCATCGCCATGACTTTCGATCCTGGCCGCGGCGCCACCACCGCCGACTGGCTGCGTCTGGCGGCGGCTCCCAACCTGTGGCCGGTCGAAGGCACGGTCACTGGCTCCTTCGGCGAGCGCATCGACCCCTTCAACGGAGAGGGCGCATTCCACAGCGGCGTGGATATCTCCACCTCCTACGGCCACGCGGTCGTGGCTCCGGCCGACGGCCTGGTCATCTTTTCGGAGGTCATGGGCGGATACGGCCGCATGGTGGTGATCACCCACGGAAACGGCATCTCCACCCGCTTCGGGCACCTGGCCGCATTCGCCGTGGCCCCGGGGCAGAGAGTGCACCGCGGCGACATCATCGGCTATGTGGGCTTGAGCGGCCGCTCCACCGGACCCCACCTACACTACGAGGTGCGCATCAACAACACGCCCGTCAATCCCTACAAATACCTGCGCCTGACTTTGGCACAAACCACGCACTCCACCGCCGGCTTCTGA
- the thiL gene encoding thiamine-phosphate kinase, translating into MNLSERDLIRLVRTRAARGSAAVLQGIGDDCARLAPQPVYETLVTTDFSLEEVHFRRALHPAESVGHRALARGLSDVAAMGGEPMAAFLSLALPEKLPQRWVDGFLRGFLALARKFGVVLAGGDTAESPGGGGILADVVVVGRVPKGQAVLRSGARPGDGIYVTGELGGSAAVLHQLRESGRSPKGKLHAAHFFPVPRVAAGCALRQKRLASAMIDVSDGLSTDLSHICEESGVGALVNDPSVPRPVLPGASSLHFALHGGDDYELLFTAPRSRPIPAKIAGVRVTRIGEIVKAKGMWLVDAHGQRKPLEARGWQHFAG; encoded by the coding sequence TTGAACCTCTCCGAAAGAGACCTAATTCGGCTGGTCCGCACCCGGGCGGCGCGGGGCTCTGCGGCGGTGCTCCAGGGCATCGGGGACGACTGTGCGCGCCTCGCGCCCCAGCCCGTCTACGAGACCCTGGTCACGACCGACTTCAGCCTGGAGGAGGTGCACTTTCGCCGGGCGTTGCATCCGGCTGAGTCTGTCGGCCACCGTGCACTGGCGCGCGGGCTGAGCGACGTCGCCGCCATGGGCGGGGAGCCCATGGCCGCTTTCCTCTCCCTGGCGCTTCCCGAGAAGCTGCCCCAGCGCTGGGTGGATGGCTTCCTGCGCGGCTTCCTGGCCTTGGCCCGGAAGTTCGGCGTGGTGCTGGCGGGGGGAGACACGGCGGAGTCGCCGGGCGGCGGCGGGATTTTGGCAGACGTCGTGGTGGTGGGCCGCGTTCCCAAGGGACAGGCAGTGCTGCGCTCCGGAGCGCGTCCCGGCGACGGGATTTATGTGACCGGGGAGTTGGGAGGCTCGGCCGCCGTCCTGCACCAGCTTCGCGAGTCGGGCAGGAGCCCGAAGGGCAAGCTGCACGCCGCGCACTTCTTCCCGGTGCCACGCGTCGCCGCCGGATGCGCGTTGCGGCAGAAGCGCCTGGCCTCGGCCATGATCGACGTGAGCGACGGCCTCTCTACCGACCTTTCCCACATTTGCGAGGAGAGCGGCGTGGGCGCGCTGGTGAATGATCCCAGCGTTCCGCGTCCGGTGCTCCCTGGCGCCAGTTCCCTGCATTTCGCCCTGCACGGTGGCGATGACTACGAACTGCTGTTCACCGCGCCCCGTTCGCGCCCGATCCCGGCGAAGATCGCCGGGGTGCGGGTAACGCGCATCGGCGAGATTGTGAAAGCGAAAGGCATGTGGCTGGTGGACGCCCACGGCCAGCGGAAGCCGCTCGAAGCCCGCGGCTGGCAGCACTTCGCCGGCTGA
- the tilS gene encoding tRNA lysidine(34) synthetase TilS: protein MPLPEPVLEYMHRHSLLKAGDQVAAAVSGGADSTALLRLLLELRGELGIVLSVAHFHHGIRGAEADADAEFVARLAKSHDLELHSGSGDAPAHSRARQASLETAARQLRYQFFAGLLKTGAADKIATGHTLDDQAETVLMKSLRGAGTRGLAGIYPALHNGMVRPLLGVRRSEVEEYLRDLGQDWREDSTNRDRQHLRNRVRHELVPLLERDFNPEVTRVLAESAEVARAEEDFWQREMERLLPEVSAQGEASLKLNALLAQPLAVQRRLVRAALERAGAGFDFRHGEEILRLAQKSRGAVELPGGWRVVRWKSDLRIEKRGERAGARVSPARAERGSGGRAGESDRSAGGCDRKGGVRV, encoded by the coding sequence GTGCCTCTGCCCGAACCAGTCCTGGAATACATGCACCGCCACAGTCTGCTGAAGGCCGGTGACCAGGTGGCGGCGGCGGTCTCCGGAGGCGCGGATTCGACCGCCCTGCTGCGCCTGCTGCTGGAGCTGCGGGGCGAGCTGGGAATCGTTCTGTCGGTCGCCCACTTCCACCACGGGATTCGCGGCGCCGAAGCGGATGCGGACGCTGAGTTCGTCGCCCGCCTGGCCAAGTCACACGACCTGGAGCTGCACTCCGGAAGCGGCGACGCGCCCGCGCACTCGCGCGCGCGTCAAGCGAGTCTCGAAACGGCGGCGCGCCAGTTGCGCTACCAATTCTTCGCGGGGCTGCTCAAGACCGGCGCGGCGGACAAGATCGCCACCGGGCACACGCTCGACGACCAGGCGGAGACCGTGCTGATGAAGTCGCTGCGGGGCGCGGGGACCCGCGGGCTGGCGGGCATCTACCCGGCGCTCCACAACGGCATGGTGCGGCCCTTGCTCGGAGTCCGCCGCAGCGAGGTCGAAGAGTATCTGCGGGACCTGGGCCAGGACTGGCGCGAGGACTCCACGAACCGCGACCGGCAGCACCTGCGCAACCGCGTGCGCCACGAGCTGGTGCCGCTGCTGGAGCGCGACTTCAATCCCGAAGTCACGCGCGTGCTGGCCGAGAGCGCCGAAGTCGCCCGCGCCGAAGAGGACTTCTGGCAGCGCGAGATGGAGCGCCTGCTCCCCGAGGTCAGCGCGCAGGGGGAAGCATCGCTGAAGCTCAATGCGCTGTTGGCCCAGCCGCTGGCGGTGCAGCGCCGGTTGGTGCGGGCGGCGCTGGAGCGCGCGGGCGCCGGCTTCGACTTCCGTCATGGGGAAGAGATCCTGCGGTTGGCGCAAAAGTCCCGCGGAGCGGTGGAACTTCCCGGCGGCTGGCGCGTGGTCCGCTGGAAAAGTGATCTGCGCATCGAGAAGCGCGGGGAGAGAGCAGGAGCGCGGGTCTCCCCGGCCCGCGCCGAGCGGGGCTCCGGTGGCCGGGCTGGCGAGAGCGATCGAAGCGCCGGTGGTTGCGACCGGAAAGGGGGCGTCAGGGTATAA
- a CDS encoding phosphoribosyltransferase family protein, with product MICGGIPFIVASKNQSDSKGKVLFSEEQIRKRVAELARQISKDYEGKTLYAVGVLENSFIFMADLVRAVDVPMVCQFMKPEFSEKKLGKISTMEIKFSPEIHVKGQHVLLIEGLVQSGVTSEFLLRNLTGRGAASVKLATFLDKQSSRKLSLQPDYFAFLVDESFVVGYGLGSPEMGRNLPYVTSAPPAGAPSAR from the coding sequence TTGATCTGCGGCGGGATTCCCTTCATCGTGGCCAGCAAGAACCAATCCGACAGCAAGGGCAAGGTTCTGTTCAGTGAGGAGCAGATCCGCAAGCGCGTGGCCGAGCTCGCCCGCCAGATCTCCAAGGACTATGAGGGTAAGACCCTGTACGCAGTGGGGGTGCTGGAGAACAGCTTCATCTTCATGGCCGACCTGGTACGCGCCGTGGATGTCCCCATGGTCTGCCAGTTCATGAAACCGGAGTTCTCGGAGAAGAAGCTGGGCAAGATCTCCACCATGGAGATCAAGTTCAGCCCCGAGATCCATGTGAAGGGCCAGCACGTGCTGCTGATCGAGGGCCTGGTGCAGTCGGGCGTGACCAGCGAATTCCTGCTGCGCAACCTGACGGGGCGGGGCGCAGCCTCGGTGAAACTGGCCACCTTCCTGGACAAGCAGTCCTCGCGGAAGCTCTCGCTGCAGCCTGATTACTTCGCTTTTCTGGTGGACGAATCTTTCGTGGTGGGCTACGGCCTGGGCTCGCCGGAGATGGGACGCAACCTGCCCTACGTGACCTCCGCGCCGCCGGCGGGCGCGCCCTCGGCGCGCTAA